The Nostoc sp. ATCC 53789 genome has a segment encoding these proteins:
- a CDS encoding pentapeptide repeat-containing protein encodes MQDTGSANLSSAKLSSADLRDAKLRQADLRNADLRRVNLRHADLRGADLSVPDLSGAELSDIVLNGARNLTPEQVKKAVNWEKASYSEEFRVQLGLSPKPIK; translated from the coding sequence TTGCAAGATACTGGCAGTGCCAACCTCAGCAGTGCCAAACTCAGCAGTGCTGACCTCAGAGATGCCAAACTCCGTCAAGCCGACCTCAGAAATGCTGACCTCCGCCGTGTCAACCTCCGCCATGCCGACCTCAGAGGTGCCGACCTCAGCGTTCCCGACCTCAGCGGTGCCGAACTCAGCGATATCGTCCTCAATGGTGCTAGAAACCTAACTCCTGAGCAAGTTAAAAAAGCAGTGAATTGGGAGAAAGCAAGCTACAGCGAAGAGTTTCGTGTCCAGTTAGGTTTATCACCAAAACCTATTAAATAA
- a CDS encoding carbohydrate-binding protein, translating to MINKIAISVTSWSNDRLDIFRLGITTHQMYHKAWDGRTWLPSQVDWKPLGGTFNSPPGVASWGNNRLDIFGVGIDGQMYHKAWDGRTWLPSQVDWEPLGGTFNSPPGVASWGNNRLDIFGVGIDGQMYHKAWDGRTWLPSQVNWEPLGGTFNSPPGVASWGDNRLDIFGVGIDGQMYHKAWDGRTWLPSQVNWEPLGGTFNSPPGVASWGDNRLDIFGIDIYYNTFHKAWDGRTWLPSQADWEPLGLPEPIISSLSGSNAIL from the coding sequence ATGATCAATAAAATTGCAATTTCAGTTACATCCTGGAGCAACGATCGTCTTGACATTTTTAGGCTTGGTATTACTACTCATCAAATGTATCACAAAGCCTGGGACGGACGGACATGGCTACCCTCACAGGTAGACTGGAAACCACTCGGAGGAACGTTTAATAGTCCGCCTGGTGTTGCGTCTTGGGGCAACAATCGTCTTGACATTTTTGGGGTTGGTATTGATGGTCAAATGTATCACAAAGCCTGGGACGGACGGACATGGCTACCCTCACAGGTAGACTGGGAACCACTTGGAGGAACGTTTAATAGTCCGCCTGGTGTTGCGTCTTGGGGCAACAATCGTCTTGACATTTTTGGGGTTGGTATTGATGGTCAAATGTATCACAAAGCCTGGGACGGACGGACATGGCTACCCTCACAGGTAAACTGGGAACCACTCGGAGGAACGTTTAATAGTCCGCCTGGTGTTGCGTCTTGGGGCGACAATCGTCTTGACATTTTTGGGGTTGGTATTGATGGTCAAATGTATCACAAAGCCTGGGACGGACGGACATGGCTACCCTCACAGGTAAACTGGGAACCACTCGGAGGAACGTTTAATAGTCCGCCTGGTGTTGCGTCTTGGGGCGACAATCGTCTTGACATTTTTGGGATTGATATTTATTACAATACATTTCACAAAGCCTGGGACGGACGGACATGGCTACCCTCACAAGCAGACTGGGAACCACTCGGATTACCTGAACCGATTATTTCTAGTTTGTCAGGGAGCAACGCGATTTTGTGA
- a CDS encoding IS982 family transposase translates to MFCDVDDFCKQWENLWRQVPQLPSTTGERRSTSRMHLSEVMTIVIAFHGNGYKTFKEFYTMHVLTSWREAFPNLVSYTRFVELMPWCLMLLCCFLHTRTGEITGISFIDSTPINVCHNCRAHSHKVFKGLVKWGKNSVGWHFGFKLHLIINDCGELLAFSLTPANVDDRKPVPDMTKDLIGKLFGDRGYISQKLFEELYERGLQLVTKSKKKMKNRLVKLIDKILLRKRAVIDSVNDHLKNICQIEHSRHRSPFNFLLNLMAGLAAYTYLPKKPSIDIYPKDLPALPPALF, encoded by the coding sequence ATTTTCTGCGACGTAGATGATTTCTGTAAGCAATGGGAAAATCTATGGCGGCAAGTACCACAATTGCCATCGACAACAGGAGAAAGGCGCAGCACTTCCCGAATGCATCTATCAGAAGTGATGACAATAGTCATCGCATTTCATGGCAATGGATATAAGACTTTCAAGGAATTCTATACCATGCATGTGCTGACAAGTTGGCGTGAAGCATTTCCAAATCTGGTCAGCTACACTCGGTTTGTGGAACTGATGCCCTGGTGTTTAATGCTGTTATGTTGCTTTTTACATACACGTACAGGAGAAATTACAGGGATTAGCTTTATCGATTCCACCCCAATTAATGTTTGTCACAACTGTCGGGCGCATTCTCACAAGGTATTTAAAGGATTAGTGAAATGGGGAAAAAATTCTGTGGGCTGGCATTTTGGATTTAAATTGCATTTGATTATTAATGATTGTGGAGAATTACTAGCATTTTCACTAACTCCCGCAAATGTAGATGACCGAAAACCAGTCCCAGATATGACTAAAGACTTAATTGGTAAACTTTTTGGTGATAGAGGATACATCTCTCAAAAATTATTTGAGGAGCTATATGAGCGAGGGTTACAATTAGTCACAAAATCCAAGAAGAAAATGAAAAATCGTTTGGTAAAACTGATTGATAAGATTCTGTTACGCAAACGCGCTGTAATTGACTCGGTTAATGACCATCTGAAAAATATATGTCAAATAGAACACTCCCGCCATCGTAGTCCATTTAACTTTTTGCTTAACTTGATGGCTGGTTTAGCTGCTTACACCTATTTGCCCAAAAAACCGTCGATTGATATTTACCCAAAAGATTTACCTGCACTACCTCCTGCCCTTTTCTAA
- a CDS encoding M57 family metalloprotease — MSENERQLIEAFKKIAEVAGAAVSHSKYPGNGFGEKQGPNNVAQEGNRPKYENQQQDEDERGLFALIPEEELARVTEPHIHLLGKGVICTTDHRARKRSPFEIVVDATEGFIPLWAEGMVLRWRFNTASLSVFQQPESVKSRIRALLNEAIMAWGDAVPIRFTEHSDNYDFEIVVEQHESCTPQGCTLARAFFPDEGRHQLFIFPTMFGQSNKEQVDTMSHEIGHIFGLRHFFAPESETQWPSEIFGEHKPFSIMNYGDDSELTPVDRRDLKLLYKGARSGQLKQINGTPIKLFRPYHYLLA; from the coding sequence ATGAGTGAGAACGAAAGACAGCTTATCGAGGCTTTCAAAAAGATTGCTGAAGTGGCAGGCGCAGCAGTCAGCCACTCCAAGTATCCGGGCAACGGTTTTGGTGAAAAACAAGGACCGAACAACGTCGCCCAGGAAGGCAATAGGCCGAAATACGAAAACCAGCAACAGGATGAAGACGAGCGTGGTTTATTCGCACTGATACCAGAGGAGGAACTTGCCCGCGTCACGGAACCTCATATTCACCTGCTCGGAAAAGGAGTGATCTGCACGACCGACCACCGTGCACGTAAAAGGTCTCCGTTTGAGATCGTCGTTGATGCCACCGAGGGATTTATCCCGCTTTGGGCGGAGGGTATGGTTCTCCGATGGAGATTTAATACGGCTTCGCTGAGTGTTTTCCAGCAACCTGAGTCCGTTAAGTCGAGGATTAGAGCGTTGCTGAATGAAGCCATTATGGCGTGGGGAGACGCGGTTCCGATCCGCTTCACAGAACATTCTGACAACTATGACTTTGAGATCGTCGTGGAGCAACACGAAAGCTGCACCCCCCAAGGATGCACTCTCGCTCGAGCCTTTTTCCCCGACGAGGGGCGGCATCAACTCTTCATCTTCCCGACGATGTTCGGGCAAAGCAACAAGGAGCAGGTGGACACGATGTCGCACGAGATTGGTCACATATTCGGACTGCGGCACTTCTTTGCCCCGGAGTCCGAGACCCAGTGGCCGAGCGAGATATTTGGAGAACACAAGCCTTTCTCCATTATGAACTACGGCGATGATAGCGAACTTACCCCAGTCGACCGAAGGGATCTGAAGTTACTGTATAAGGGCGCTCGAAGCGGTCAATTGAAACAGATCAATGGCACACCAATCAAGCTGTTTCGACCCTATCACTATCTCCTCGCATGA
- a CDS encoding DNA/RNA non-specific endonuclease, with protein MPLKTVTYGEDFLDKLKSLRNQEVSASQEAPLSNIERRDRTTDPLTVLARRVENIAASGSGVSSFDLERVLGRNDLLPINFLQRGTLAARAVCRIWVGDIFGSNGSWGTGLLVSPRLLITNHHVIESVDAAMRALAQFGYEMDISGRIREGKAFELTPTEAFITDSELDFTLVAVAEKSDDAEANLADYGFLRLDPTLHKVEPLEFVTIIQHPDGQPKQIAIRENKVLKIGDNQDALTDNFLWYASDTAPGSSGSPALNDNWQVVAIHHKSVVKTRIHEGVEEIQLTNGKWVSKSEAEKLSENQIKWIANEGIRTSKIIAQVNKIQAQQDGSASQLVQAFLEDAKGIRIFPGTTPRESVVTSTISTPELSGDRLNFEKKTKPSKPSAKPRRGSIRPLSYYDGRKGYDPDFLGVTISLPELTSTALAFGSVAQVEGTQDNILRYTHFSIVMCETRRLAFYTAVNINGKQWVGLERKNDEWFFDPRIRENLQVGNNFYGNEPGGNFFDRGHLVRRQDPIWGEESTARIANSDTFHFTNCSPQYFEFNQSEQLWQGLENFILTNTDQDDLLASVFTGPIFQQTDVVHRDIQVPQFFWKVILVTDGVGKLYSSAYVVSQEKFVNNIPFERRPVGEFNNFQVSIANLETRIGLKFSDEVRRADVYTDSSKARGLRGFADIQHPRRKKLPN; from the coding sequence ATGCCTCTTAAGACAGTGACCTACGGTGAGGACTTCCTTGACAAACTCAAATCCTTGCGGAACCAAGAGGTTTCGGCAAGCCAGGAAGCTCCTCTGTCCAATATAGAAAGGCGTGACCGCACAACAGACCCTCTAACGGTTTTGGCTAGGCGAGTTGAAAACATTGCAGCGAGTGGTTCTGGAGTGTCCTCCTTCGATCTGGAGCGTGTTCTTGGGCGTAACGATCTGCTGCCGATTAACTTCCTGCAAAGGGGGACGCTGGCTGCCCGCGCAGTTTGCCGGATTTGGGTCGGAGATATATTTGGCTCAAATGGAAGTTGGGGAACTGGCTTGCTCGTATCTCCCCGACTGCTAATCACAAATCATCATGTCATTGAATCTGTTGATGCGGCAATGCGAGCATTAGCCCAGTTTGGCTATGAAATGGATATTAGCGGTAGAATTCGAGAGGGAAAAGCTTTTGAACTGACACCTACTGAAGCATTTATCACGGACTCCGAGCTTGATTTTACCCTAGTTGCCGTTGCTGAAAAGTCGGACGACGCAGAAGCTAACCTTGCAGATTATGGGTTTTTGCGTCTCGATCCTACCCTTCACAAGGTAGAACCATTAGAATTCGTTACCATTATCCAACACCCGGATGGTCAACCCAAGCAAATTGCTATTCGAGAAAACAAAGTTCTCAAGATTGGTGATAACCAGGATGCCCTTACAGACAATTTTCTCTGGTATGCCAGCGACACGGCTCCTGGGTCTTCCGGGTCTCCGGCTTTGAATGATAACTGGCAGGTAGTTGCCATTCATCACAAGAGTGTAGTAAAAACTCGCATCCATGAGGGAGTTGAAGAAATTCAACTGACCAACGGCAAGTGGGTATCCAAGTCAGAAGCAGAAAAGCTTAGTGAAAATCAAATTAAATGGATCGCCAATGAGGGTATACGGACAAGTAAAATTATCGCTCAAGTAAACAAAATTCAAGCTCAACAGGATGGTTCCGCCTCCCAGTTGGTTCAAGCTTTCCTCGAAGATGCCAAGGGCATCCGAATATTCCCAGGTACGACTCCCCGCGAAAGCGTAGTCACCTCGACAATAAGTACTCCTGAACTATCGGGGGATCGGCTCAATTTTGAGAAGAAGACAAAGCCCTCTAAGCCTAGCGCTAAACCAAGGCGCGGAAGTATTCGTCCACTGAGTTATTATGATGGTCGCAAAGGTTATGACCCTGATTTTCTTGGGGTTACAATTTCCCTACCAGAATTAACATCGACGGCCCTTGCCTTTGGTTCAGTCGCACAAGTAGAGGGGACGCAAGACAATATCCTCCGCTACACACATTTCTCAATCGTCATGTGTGAAACCCGTCGCTTAGCCTTCTACACTGCTGTCAATATTAACGGGAAGCAGTGGGTTGGACTAGAACGAAAGAACGACGAATGGTTTTTTGATCCCCGCATCCGGGAGAATCTACAAGTAGGAAACAATTTTTACGGCAATGAACCGGGAGGGAACTTTTTTGACCGAGGTCATTTGGTTCGCAGACAAGACCCAATTTGGGGAGAAGAAAGCACAGCAAGGATAGCCAACAGCGACACGTTCCATTTCACAAATTGCTCTCCTCAGTACTTTGAGTTCAACCAATCAGAGCAGCTGTGGCAGGGGCTGGAAAACTTCATCCTTACCAATACAGATCAAGATGATCTTCTTGCAAGTGTTTTCACTGGCCCCATCTTCCAACAAACTGATGTAGTTCATCGGGACATTCAAGTTCCCCAATTTTTTTGGAAGGTTATTTTGGTAACGGACGGAGTGGGCAAACTCTATTCCAGCGCCTACGTTGTTAGTCAGGAGAAATTTGTTAATAATATTCCCTTTGAGCGTCGGCCTGTTGGTGAATTCAATAACTTCCAGGTGTCTATCGCTAACCTAGAGACCAGAATCGGCTTAAAGTTCTCTGATGAAGTCCGTAGGGCTGATGTCTACACCGATTCTTCTAAAGCAAGGGGATTGCGCGGCTTTGCTGACATTCAACACCCTCGCCGCAAAAAGTTACCAAACTAG
- the parA gene encoding ParA family partition ATPase, which yields MIISVQNQKGGVGKTTLAIHISHGLVLKGHNVLLVDADPQGSSRDWAAARGEKPPFPVVGLDRPTIHRDLPTLAKDYDDVVIDGPPRVSDLARSAIIAADLVVIPIQPSPYDIWAAVEVIKLITEASVFKENIKAVFVINRKIVNTAIGRDVVEALEQYPFPVLKSAISQRVVFAESAASGNTVLEVDKNGFAAKEVKALVNELLKLGVE from the coding sequence ATGATTATTTCAGTACAGAACCAAAAAGGTGGCGTAGGCAAGACAACACTGGCGATTCATATAAGTCATGGGCTGGTGTTGAAAGGTCACAATGTGTTGTTAGTAGATGCAGATCCACAAGGGTCATCACGAGATTGGGCAGCAGCACGCGGAGAGAAACCCCCATTTCCAGTAGTAGGATTAGACCGCCCTACCATTCACCGTGATTTACCAACCCTTGCAAAAGATTATGACGATGTGGTGATTGATGGGCCGCCGCGAGTCTCGGATTTAGCACGAAGTGCAATTATTGCGGCAGATTTAGTTGTGATTCCTATTCAACCCAGTCCTTATGATATTTGGGCAGCAGTTGAAGTTATCAAACTGATCACAGAAGCTTCTGTATTTAAAGAAAACATTAAAGCTGTATTTGTAATTAATCGTAAAATAGTAAATACGGCAATTGGACGGGATGTAGTGGAAGCGCTTGAGCAGTACCCCTTTCCAGTCCTGAAGTCAGCTATTAGCCAGCGAGTTGTGTTTGCAGAATCGGCAGCATCAGGCAATACGGTTCTTGAAGTTGACAAGAATGGTTTTGCTGCCAAGGAAGTAAAAGCGCTGGTAAATGAATTATTGAAACTGGGGGTTGAATAA